In Priestia megaterium NBRC 15308 = ATCC 14581, the following proteins share a genomic window:
- the mutS gene encoding DNA mismatch repair protein MutS yields MAAYTPMIQQYLRIKAEYQDAFLFFRLGDFYEMFFEDATTASQELEITLTSRDGGGQERIPMCGVPYHSAPTYIERLIEKGFKVAICEQVEDPKHAKGVVKREVVQVISPGTLMNERGLHEKENNYICSVTAFEDQTFGLALSDLSTGENSVTLVSSFHDIVSEIYAKEAKEVVVSSEFPADLLQTLKERMTITISYENSTEQVEGLDYLVESLQQQKLITTFARILQYLTRTQKRSLEHLQPVQFYQINEYMKIDLFSKRNLELTETIRSKGKKGSLLWLLDQTVTAMGGRLLKNWIDRPLLKQADIDNRLNMVDVLMKQFFEREELRELLKDVYDLERLAGRVAFGNVNARDLIQLKKSLQNVPHIQEVVNRLNHPYATKLVEDIDPCERLANLLERGLKEHPPLSIKEGDIINDGYHEQLDQYRDASRNGKTWIASLEQQEREKTGIRSLKIGYNRVFGYYIEVTRANLHLLPEGMYERKQTLTNAERFITPELKEKEALILEAEEKIVELEYELFLQIREEVKAYIPRLQELAKKVSELDVLQCFAKISEERHYTKPIFSSEDISIQNGRHPVVEKVMNSQEYVPNDCQMTDDSSILLITGPNMSGKSTYMRQVALTAILAQIGCFVPADEAVLPIFDQVFTRIGAADDLISGQSTFMVEMLETKNAVTNATQSSLILLDEIGRGTSTYDGMALAQAIIEYVHEHIGCKTLFSTHYHELTVLDESLPALKNVHVSAVEKNGKVVFLHKIKDGAADKSYGIHVAELAELPDPLLERARVILHDLEQSSEREPVRQAPKREEMTQQVPQEGASLVQEERADNKKADEANQLSFFEIEEKKEKPALSKREKAIIDRLKELDILEMTPLDAMNAMYELQKSLKKK; encoded by the coding sequence ATGGCAGCGTATACGCCAATGATACAGCAATATTTGAGAATTAAGGCAGAGTATCAAGATGCCTTTTTGTTTTTTAGATTAGGTGATTTTTATGAAATGTTCTTTGAAGATGCTACGACAGCTTCTCAAGAACTTGAAATAACATTAACAAGCCGAGACGGAGGAGGACAAGAGAGAATTCCGATGTGCGGGGTTCCGTATCACTCTGCTCCTACGTATATCGAGCGTTTAATTGAAAAGGGATTTAAAGTAGCTATTTGTGAGCAAGTAGAAGACCCTAAGCATGCAAAAGGTGTTGTAAAGCGGGAAGTGGTGCAGGTGATTTCACCCGGAACACTGATGAACGAACGCGGACTGCATGAAAAGGAAAATAACTATATTTGTTCTGTTACTGCGTTCGAGGATCAAACGTTTGGTCTTGCTCTTTCTGATTTGTCTACAGGAGAAAACAGCGTAACGCTTGTTAGTTCGTTTCACGATATAGTCTCAGAGATTTATGCAAAAGAAGCAAAAGAAGTCGTTGTAAGCTCTGAGTTTCCTGCTGACTTATTACAAACACTAAAAGAGCGCATGACGATTACCATTTCTTATGAGAATAGTACAGAGCAAGTAGAAGGACTAGATTATTTAGTAGAGTCGCTTCAGCAGCAAAAGCTTATCACAACGTTTGCGCGTATTCTTCAGTATTTAACTCGCACGCAGAAGCGTTCGCTTGAACACTTACAGCCCGTGCAGTTTTATCAAATCAATGAATATATGAAAATTGATTTGTTCTCTAAGCGAAACTTAGAGTTAACCGAAACGATTCGTTCAAAAGGAAAGAAAGGCTCGCTTCTATGGTTATTAGACCAGACCGTTACGGCAATGGGCGGCCGTTTATTAAAAAATTGGATTGACCGTCCGCTTTTAAAACAAGCGGATATTGATAATCGTTTGAATATGGTAGATGTCTTAATGAAACAGTTTTTTGAACGAGAAGAACTGCGTGAGTTGCTAAAAGACGTATATGATTTAGAACGCTTAGCTGGTCGAGTCGCTTTTGGTAATGTAAATGCTCGTGATTTAATTCAATTAAAAAAATCATTGCAAAATGTACCTCATATTCAAGAGGTTGTGAATCGTTTGAATCATCCTTATGCGACAAAGCTTGTTGAAGACATTGATCCTTGTGAGCGATTAGCTAATCTTCTTGAAAGAGGATTAAAAGAGCACCCTCCTTTGTCAATTAAAGAAGGAGACATTATTAATGACGGCTATCATGAACAGCTTGACCAATACCGAGATGCAAGCCGAAACGGAAAAACGTGGATTGCGTCACTTGAACAGCAAGAGCGTGAGAAAACAGGGATTCGCTCACTGAAAATTGGTTATAATCGCGTGTTCGGCTATTATATAGAAGTAACGCGGGCAAATCTGCATCTTTTGCCTGAAGGAATGTATGAACGAAAACAGACGTTAACCAATGCAGAACGTTTTATTACGCCTGAACTGAAAGAAAAAGAAGCGCTGATTTTAGAAGCGGAAGAGAAAATTGTAGAGCTGGAATATGAATTGTTTTTACAAATCCGTGAGGAAGTAAAAGCATATATCCCAAGGCTGCAAGAACTCGCTAAAAAAGTAAGTGAGCTTGATGTACTGCAGTGCTTTGCAAAAATCAGTGAAGAACGTCATTACACGAAGCCTATTTTTTCAAGTGAAGATATTTCGATTCAAAATGGACGCCATCCAGTGGTAGAAAAAGTAATGAATTCGCAGGAATATGTGCCAAACGACTGTCAAATGACGGATGATAGTTCAATTTTGCTGATTACAGGACCCAATATGTCTGGTAAAAGTACGTACATGCGCCAGGTCGCTTTAACGGCGATATTAGCTCAAATTGGCTGTTTTGTGCCAGCAGACGAAGCGGTTCTGCCGATTTTTGATCAAGTATTTACACGTATCGGAGCAGCCGATGACTTAATTTCAGGTCAAAGTACATTTATGGTCGAGATGCTAGAAACGAAAAATGCAGTGACAAATGCCACTCAGTCGAGTCTAATTCTATTAGATGAAATTGGACGCGGCACGTCTACGTATGACGGAATGGCTCTTGCTCAAGCAATTATTGAATACGTTCATGAACATATTGGCTGTAAGACCCTATTTTCTACTCATTATCATGAATTAACCGTACTCGATGAGTCGCTTCCTGCGCTTAAAAATGTTCATGTAAGCGCGGTTGAAAAAAATGGGAAAGTCGTCTTTTTACACAAAATCAAAGATGGTGCTGCAGATAAAAGTTATGGTATTCACGTAGCGGAACTAGCAGAACTTCCAGATCCGCTTCTAGAGCGAGCTCGCGTCATCTTACACGACTTAGAACAATCTTCTGAGCGTGAACCTGTACGTCAGGCTCCAAAAAGAGAAGAGATGACACAACAAGTTCCACAAGAAGGTGCTTCTTTGGTTCAAGAAGAACGTGCAGATAATAAAAAAGCAGATGAAGCCAATCAGCTTTCGTTCTTTGAAATAGAAGAGAAAAAAGAAAAGCCTGCGCTTTCGAAACGGGAAAAAGCAATTATAGATCGTTTAAAAGAGCTGGATATTTTAGAAATGACGCCTTTAGACGCAATGAATGCGATGTATGAACTGCAAAAATCATTAAAGAAGAAATAG
- a CDS encoding amino acid permease: MSLFRKKSIQTLISETNSKGVKLKKDLGAFDLTMLGIGAIIGTGIFVLTGVAAAEHAGPALVISFIMSGLACVFAALCYAEFASTVPVSGSAYTYSYATFGELIAWILGWDLILEYGLASSAVASGWSGYFQGLLAGFGIHFPKALTSAYNPANGTYIDIPAIMIVFLITLLLTQGVKKSSRFNAIMVIIKLAVVLLFIGVGVSYVKPENWTPFMPFGFSGVATGAATVFFAYIGFDAVATAAEEVRKPQRDMPIGIIASLAICTVLYIVVSLILTGIVPYTELNVKNPVAFALSYINQDWVAGFISLGAIVGITTVLLVMMYGQTRLFYAISRDGLLPKPFSKISEKKQTPVVNTWITCLLVSIFSGLVPLGRLAELTNIGTLFAFMTVSIGILYLRKSKQTSESTGFRVPFVPVIPILAFVFCLYLALQLPKLTWISFVIWLVLGLVVYFLYGRKHSHLNSSK; this comes from the coding sequence ATGAGCTTATTTCGTAAAAAATCAATTCAAACGTTAATTAGTGAAACCAACTCTAAAGGTGTTAAATTAAAAAAGGATTTAGGCGCTTTCGATTTAACAATGTTAGGGATTGGAGCCATTATCGGAACCGGAATTTTTGTATTAACGGGCGTAGCCGCCGCTGAACATGCCGGTCCAGCTTTAGTTATATCTTTCATTATGTCAGGACTTGCGTGTGTGTTTGCAGCTCTTTGTTATGCAGAGTTTGCCTCAACAGTTCCCGTTTCAGGAAGTGCATACACTTACAGTTATGCAACATTTGGTGAATTAATCGCTTGGATTTTAGGGTGGGATCTTATCTTGGAATACGGTCTTGCTTCTTCTGCTGTAGCCAGCGGATGGTCCGGGTATTTCCAAGGATTATTAGCAGGGTTTGGCATACATTTTCCAAAAGCTTTAACAAGTGCATATAATCCTGCAAACGGCACTTATATTGATATTCCAGCAATTATGATCGTATTTTTAATCACATTACTTTTAACTCAAGGAGTAAAAAAATCTTCACGTTTTAATGCTATCATGGTTATTATTAAACTGGCTGTTGTACTTCTGTTTATCGGGGTAGGAGTTAGCTATGTTAAACCAGAAAACTGGACGCCGTTTATGCCGTTTGGTTTCTCGGGAGTAGCGACTGGAGCAGCAACTGTATTCTTCGCCTACATTGGGTTTGATGCTGTAGCAACAGCGGCCGAGGAAGTACGCAAGCCTCAGCGGGATATGCCAATCGGAATTATCGCATCTCTTGCGATTTGTACAGTCCTTTATATCGTCGTATCGCTTATCTTAACAGGAATCGTACCTTATACAGAATTAAATGTTAAAAACCCTGTAGCGTTTGCTTTAAGCTACATTAACCAAGACTGGGTAGCAGGATTTATTTCATTAGGCGCAATTGTTGGTATTACAACGGTATTACTCGTTATGATGTATGGACAAACTCGTTTATTTTATGCGATCAGTCGAGATGGTCTATTGCCAAAGCCTTTTTCAAAAATCAGTGAGAAAAAACAAACGCCGGTAGTAAATACGTGGATTACATGTTTACTAGTATCCATCTTCTCTGGTTTAGTACCATTAGGAAGATTAGCTGAGTTAACAAACATCGGTACTCTTTTTGCTTTCATGACCGTATCAATTGGAATTTTATATTTACGTAAATCAAAACAAACTTCAGAATCGACTGGTTTCCGTGTACCGTTCGTGCCGGTGATTCCAATTTTAGCTTTTGTGTTCTGTTTATACTTAGCACTTCAGCTTCCAAAGTTAACATGGATTAGTTTCGTAATTTGGCTTGTATTAGGGCTAGTGGTTTACTTCTTATACGGACGTAAGCATAGTCATTTGAACAGCAGTAAATAA
- a CDS encoding outer spore coat protein CotE: MSQHYREIITKAVVGKGRKFTQSSHTLAPKNRPTSILGCWVINHEYKAKKSGSNVEVDGRYDINIWYSYNNNTKTEVWTETVSYKDNIKLRYKDEDSIGDDYEVIVRVLQQPNCLECTISPNGNKTIVQVERELLAEVIGETKVCVAVNPKGCDDEDEFDLDVDDDEFEDLDPDFILGDDE, from the coding sequence ATGTCACAACACTATAGAGAAATTATTACAAAAGCAGTCGTAGGTAAAGGTCGCAAGTTTACACAATCGTCTCATACGCTTGCACCGAAAAATCGACCAACAAGCATCTTAGGGTGCTGGGTGATTAACCATGAGTACAAAGCAAAGAAAAGCGGCAGCAATGTAGAAGTTGACGGCAGATATGATATTAATATTTGGTATTCGTACAATAATAATACAAAAACCGAAGTTTGGACGGAAACCGTATCATACAAAGATAATATTAAGCTGCGCTATAAAGATGAAGATTCGATTGGAGACGATTACGAAGTAATTGTTCGCGTGCTGCAGCAGCCAAATTGCCTAGAGTGCACAATTTCACCAAATGGCAATAAAACGATTGTTCAAGTAGAGAGAGAATTGTTGGCGGAAGTGATTGGTGAAACAAAGGTTTGTGTTGCAGTAAATCCGAAAGGCTGCGATGATGAAGACGAGTTTGATTTAGACGTAGATGACGATGAATTTGAAGATTTGGATCCTGATTTTATATTAGGGGACGATGAGTAA
- a CDS encoding RicAFT regulatory complex protein RicA family protein, translated as MAQYNKSDVIKRAQELAKMIAETEEVDFFKRAEAQLNENQKVRETIASIKSLQKQAVNFQHYGKTEALKQVEAKIDRLQEELDELPIIQQFQESQINVNDLLQLVANTISNTVTDEIIVSTDGDLLRGETGSQVRNSPGSSCS; from the coding sequence ATGGCGCAGTATAACAAGAGTGACGTAATTAAACGTGCTCAAGAGCTGGCAAAAATGATTGCTGAAACGGAAGAAGTAGATTTCTTCAAGCGTGCCGAAGCTCAGCTTAACGAAAATCAAAAAGTGCGTGAAACCATTGCAAGCATTAAAAGTTTGCAAAAACAAGCTGTTAATTTCCAACATTATGGTAAAACAGAAGCGTTAAAACAAGTGGAGGCAAAAATCGATCGTTTACAGGAAGAGTTGGATGAACTGCCGATTATTCAGCAGTTTCAAGAGTCTCAAATAAACGTGAATGATTTGCTTCAACTTGTTGCTAACACTATTTCAAACACAGTAACGGATGAAATTATTGTGTCAACAGATGGTGACTTACTGCGCGGTGAAACAGGTTCACAGGTGCGAAACAGCCCTGGATCTAGCTGCTCATAA
- the miaB gene encoding tRNA (N6-isopentenyl adenosine(37)-C2)-methylthiotransferase MiaB yields the protein MNEKQRLESNQVNPADKKSEKDYSKYFQTVYMPPSLKDAKKRGKEEVSYHNDFAIDEQFHGMGQGRKFYIRTYGCQMNEHDTEVMAGIFLGLGYEPTDSVEDAHVILLNTCAIRENAENKVFGELGHLKALKRERPELLIGVCGCMSQEESVVNKILQKHQHVDMIFGTHNIHRLPHILNEAYLAKEMVIEVWSKEGDVIENLPRARKGSVKAWVNIMYGCDKFCTYCIVPYTRGKERSRRPEDIIQEVRHLAAQGYKEITLLGQNVNAYGKDFEDITYGLGDLMDEIRKIDVARIRFTTSHPRDFDDRLIEVLAKGGNLVDHIHLPVQSGSSDILKIMARKYSREHYLELVRKIKEAIPTASLTTDIIVGFPNETDEQFEETMSLYREVEFDSAYTFIYSPREGTPAAKMQDNVPMEVKKERLQRLNALVNEISAKKLKEYEGKVVEVLVEGESKNNPEVLAGYTEKSKLVNFKAPKSVIGQLVKVKVTKAKTWTLNGEMVEETAEVK from the coding sequence ATGAACGAAAAACAACGTTTAGAAAGCAACCAAGTTAATCCAGCGGACAAAAAATCCGAAAAGGATTACAGCAAATATTTTCAAACAGTATACATGCCACCTTCTTTAAAAGATGCGAAAAAACGAGGAAAAGAAGAAGTTTCCTATCACAATGATTTTGCAATCGATGAACAGTTTCATGGAATGGGACAGGGACGTAAGTTTTATATCCGTACGTACGGCTGTCAAATGAATGAGCACGATACAGAAGTAATGGCTGGTATTTTTCTAGGCCTTGGCTACGAGCCAACTGACTCTGTTGAAGATGCTCATGTTATTTTATTGAATACGTGTGCGATCCGTGAAAATGCGGAGAATAAAGTGTTTGGTGAATTAGGACACTTGAAGGCCTTAAAGCGCGAGCGCCCTGAGCTATTAATCGGCGTCTGCGGGTGTATGTCTCAAGAAGAGTCAGTTGTAAATAAAATTTTACAAAAACATCAGCACGTGGATATGATTTTTGGTACACACAACATTCACCGTTTGCCTCACATTTTAAACGAAGCATACTTAGCAAAAGAAATGGTGATTGAAGTATGGTCTAAAGAAGGGGACGTTATTGAAAACCTTCCAAGAGCACGTAAAGGCAGCGTCAAAGCATGGGTTAACATCATGTACGGCTGTGACAAGTTCTGTACGTACTGTATCGTTCCGTATACGCGAGGAAAAGAACGAAGCCGCCGTCCAGAAGACATTATCCAAGAAGTACGTCACTTAGCTGCTCAAGGCTACAAAGAAATTACGCTTTTAGGTCAAAACGTTAATGCATACGGAAAAGATTTTGAAGACATAACGTACGGCCTAGGCGACTTAATGGACGAAATCCGTAAAATTGACGTTGCTCGTATCCGTTTTACAACAAGTCATCCTCGTGACTTTGATGACCGTTTAATTGAAGTTCTTGCTAAAGGCGGAAATCTTGTCGACCACATTCACTTGCCTGTTCAATCAGGAAGCAGCGATATCTTAAAAATTATGGCACGAAAATATTCTCGTGAACATTATTTAGAGCTTGTTCGTAAAATTAAAGAAGCCATTCCAACAGCATCCTTAACAACTGATATTATTGTTGGTTTCCCAAATGAAACGGATGAGCAGTTTGAAGAAACAATGTCGCTATATCGTGAGGTTGAATTTGATAGTGCTTATACATTTATTTATTCACCTCGTGAAGGTACGCCAGCTGCTAAGATGCAAGACAACGTACCAATGGAAGTGAAAAAAGAGCGTCTTCAGCGCTTAAATGCTCTTGTAAATGAAATTTCTGCAAAGAAATTGAAGGAATATGAAGGTAAAGTTGTCGAAGTATTAGTAGAAGGTGAAAGTAAAAATAATCCGGAAGTATTAGCAGGCTACACGGAAAAAAGTAAGCTTGTAAACTTCAAAGCACCTAAGTCAGTGATTGGGCAACTTGTAAAAGTAAAAGTTACAAAAGCCAAAACATGGACATTAAACGGGGAAATGGTAGAAGAAACAGCAGAGGTGAAGTAA
- a CDS encoding 2-oxoacid:ferredoxin oxidoreductase subunit beta, translating to MATFKDFRNSVKPNWCPGCGDFSVQAAIQRASANVGLEPHELAVISGIGCSGRISGYINSYGFHGIHGRALPIAQGVKMANRDLTVIASGGDGDGFAIGMGHTVHAIRRNIDVTYIVMDNQIYGLTKGQTSPRSEVGFKTKSTPQGSIESSLSVMELALTSGATFVAQSFSTNLKELTSLIEQGIQHKGFSLINVFSPCVTYNKVNTYDWFKENLTSLSTIEGYDANNRMQAMQTLMEHNGLVTGLIYQNAHQPSYQQLVHGYSEEPLSKADLGMTEEKFDELVAEFM from the coding sequence ATGGCAACGTTTAAAGATTTTCGTAACAGTGTAAAACCTAACTGGTGTCCGGGGTGTGGAGATTTCTCCGTACAAGCAGCCATTCAACGCGCATCTGCTAACGTAGGTTTAGAACCTCATGAGCTTGCTGTTATTTCAGGTATTGGATGTTCTGGACGTATCTCTGGTTATATTAATTCATATGGTTTTCACGGTATTCACGGACGTGCGCTTCCAATCGCTCAAGGTGTAAAAATGGCTAATCGTGACTTAACCGTTATCGCATCTGGCGGCGATGGAGATGGGTTTGCTATCGGTATGGGACACACGGTACACGCGATTCGCCGAAACATCGATGTGACGTATATCGTAATGGATAACCAAATCTATGGTTTAACAAAAGGACAAACATCTCCTCGTAGTGAAGTAGGATTCAAGACAAAAAGTACGCCTCAAGGATCAATTGAGTCGTCTTTATCTGTCATGGAGCTTGCGTTAACTTCTGGAGCAACGTTTGTGGCTCAAAGCTTTTCAACGAATTTAAAAGAGTTAACAAGCTTAATTGAACAAGGCATCCAGCATAAAGGTTTTTCTTTAATTAACGTATTTAGCCCGTGCGTAACGTATAACAAAGTGAACACGTATGATTGGTTTAAAGAAAACCTAACTAGTCTTAGCACAATTGAAGGTTATGATGCAAACAATCGTATGCAAGCTATGCAGACGTTAATGGAGCATAACGGCTTAGTAACAGGACTTATTTATCAAAATGCGCATCAGCCGTCGTATCAGCAGCTTGTTCACGGTTATAGTGAAGAGCCGCTGTCAAAAGCAGACTTAGGTATGACTGAGGAAAAGTTTGATGAGCTAGTAGCTGAATTTATGTAA